A segment of the Syntrophales bacterium genome:
GCTGAAAATTCCTCAATACGGGATCGCAACGGCAAATATTTCCCCCGGACTTTTAAAGAAAACAAAAGGCTTGAACGCCCTTCCTCAAATGCTTCTTCATCTGGAGTATTGTTCCGGGGGGTCGGGTCATCCGGTAGCGGGGATATCAGTGACTTGCACCAGATGAACTTTTGTAGCAGCTTTCACTTCGTAATGCGCAGAAATGACCAGTGAGAAAGTTGAATTTGTCAGTTACGTATAGCACCTACAACTGTTGTATATGGCCTTTTGCCTGTGATTGTGAATTACCGTAAGAAATGTTGGTTTTATTAACAGTATCATAAGTGCAAAAAAAACAAAGCCTGTCCCATAGCCATCCAAAGGTAGTTCTTCATATCTTTCTTCCCAACATAATGTTCACCGCGTGGCGCGCCGTTTTGCCGCGTTTTGTGCAGCTTTCGGCGATATATATTCAGAGGGAGAGAGAATTGTCACACTGGTTGTTGCGCGAGTGAGGGCTACGTACCAATCTTTTATACTCATATTCCCATCGTATATAATAATGGTATGGTCGAACTCAAGCCCTTTTACGAGCAGAGTGCTGCCGACGCTTCGCTTCCCGAGTCTGCGTCCTGCATGCCTGGTGCGGTTCTGTACTTCGCAGATAACATCCGATAACTTGCATGCTCCGCGTAACGATTTGTTTTTAATTCCCGAGCGCATTGCAAAAAACATTTCTGGTCGGAACAGGTTGGTCGCCTTCAGCTCATAAAATCCTTTCATCAACGTTAGTACAGACTCATCTGTAGGACTATCGACTAGCGCGACACCGAGGCTGATCAGATCACCGAACTTGGTGACTCCACGTTTTCCGCCGTTCTGATGGGATTTAACTGAAGAAAGAAATTCCGCTTTTTCTCCACCAGTCATGCAGGCACAAATGAAATCCAAGACACATTCAAGTCGAGCTGGTCCTTCGGTCTCTTCGAGTTTTGTAGCGAACTCATAGAGGTGCTTGCAGCTTAACGGCTCAATATTGGAGTACCCGGCCTTTGCAAGACTCTGAGCAAGCGCTGCTCTGCGGTCTATGCTTGCCGGATCGCCGATTACAACGATTCTTTCATTGCTTGCTTTACCTAAAATGTCCTTACAGGCGCCAATGATTTTGGACCGCTGAAAATGTGGGTCACTGGG
Coding sequences within it:
- a CDS encoding AAA family ATPase — translated: MSDDVDTEIGRLAGSLERGSIIAAAGCGKTEQIARATKFAVGRRLIMTHTHAGVDALRMRLKKYGVPNIKFRVDTIAGWCLWYSTSYPKRSGLVNLNPRTNAEWNSVYESAIRLIESGAVSNVLKSSYSGVFVDEYQDCTTLQHRVILAIADHLRVCVFGDPLQAIFDFAGQEPVDWVTDVFPIFKKSGELTKPWRWYKSGNIDLANWLENIRHTLEAYGTIDLTGRPECVSWERLPSDPHFQRSKIIGACKDILGKASNERIVVIGDPASIDRRAALAQSLAKAGYSNIEPLSCKHLYEFATKLEETEGPARLECVLDFICACMTGGEKAEFLSSVKSHQNGGKRGVTKFGDLISLGVALVDSPTDESVLTLMKGFYELKATNLFRPEMFFAMRSGIKNKSLRGACKLSDVICEVQNRTRHAGRRLGKRSVGSTLLVKGLEFDHTIIIYDGNMSIKDWYVALTRATTSVTILSPSEYISPKAAQNAAKRRATR